A genomic region of Acidimicrobiia bacterium contains the following coding sequences:
- a CDS encoding alanine racemase, whose protein sequence is MTAVSDLATPALVVDAAALEHNLAAMAAALPGGLCRPHVKAHKTTALARQQHRHGHRAFTCATPREVVGMAGAGFGDDLLLANEVLDPGRLAALAGLGARVTVAVDSPETIAAAADAGLRECLIDVNVGLPRCGCAPEDAGALADEARRRGVDVRGVMGYEGHVVGLADRAERVRQTEESMAHLSRAHDAVGGDVVSAGGTGTYDINALATEIQAGSYALMDHAYGELGLPFRRAVSVLATVVSTNRGDGFAVADCGLKALGMDHGNPTVDGAAVWFCSDEHVTFSCDGSLPRVGDTVRVWPAHVDPTIAYHEQMQIVDGDAVVDTWPVDLRGW, encoded by the coding sequence GCGACGCCGGCGCTCGTGGTGGACGCGGCGGCGCTGGAGCACAACCTGGCCGCGATGGCCGCCGCGCTGCCCGGCGGGCTTTGCCGACCGCACGTGAAGGCGCACAAGACGACCGCGCTCGCCCGGCAGCAGCACCGGCACGGCCATCGCGCGTTCACGTGCGCGACGCCCCGCGAGGTCGTCGGCATGGCCGGCGCCGGGTTCGGCGACGACCTGCTCCTCGCCAACGAGGTGCTCGACCCGGGTCGGCTCGCGGCGCTGGCCGGGCTGGGCGCACGGGTCACGGTCGCCGTCGACTCGCCCGAGACGATCGCAGCCGCAGCCGATGCGGGGCTCCGCGAGTGCCTGATCGACGTGAACGTCGGGCTGCCGCGGTGCGGCTGCGCGCCCGAGGACGCGGGCGCACTGGCCGACGAGGCCCGACGTCGGGGCGTCGACGTGCGCGGGGTGATGGGGTACGAGGGCCACGTCGTCGGCTTGGCCGACCGGGCCGAGCGGGTCCGCCAGACCGAGGAGTCCATGGCCCACCTGTCCCGGGCCCACGACGCCGTCGGTGGCGACGTGGTCTCGGCCGGCGGCACGGGCACCTACGACATCAACGCCCTCGCGACGGAGATCCAAGCCGGCTCGTACGCGCTCATGGACCACGCCTACGGCGAGCTCGGGCTGCCGTTCCGGCGCGCCGTCTCGGTGCTCGCCACCGTCGTGTCGACGAACCGGGGCGACGGGTTCGCCGTGGCCGACTGCGGGCTGAAGGCCCTCGGGATGGACCACGGGAACCCGACCGTGGACGGCGCCGCGGTGTGGTTCTGCAGCGACGAGCACGTGACCTTCTCGTGCGACGGGTCGCTGCCGCGGGTCGGCGACACGGTCCGCGTCTGGCCCGCCCACGTCGATCCGACGATCGCGTACCACGAGCAGATGCAGATCGTCGACGGCGACGCGGTCGTCGACACGTGGCCGGTCGACCTGCGCGGCTGGTGA